The following are encoded together in the Nicotiana tabacum cultivar K326 unplaced genomic scaffold, ASM71507v2 Un00001, whole genome shotgun sequence genome:
- the LOC107809586 gene encoding agamous-like MADS-box protein AGL62, producing MARKMSKGRQKIEMTKMSKESNLVVTFSKRRSGLFKKVSELCTLCGVEIAIIVFSPGHKVFSFGHPNVESIIDRFLTRNIPSSTTANSSSTTCQLVEAHRNANVRELNKQLMEILNQLEFEKKREVEIVKINKAKIGKNWWERPVNELGHAELEQLKLGMEELKKSVTKQMQKIFIESSNTPAFFLGASSSNGGQADVKNITGLGLSMHTIFP from the coding sequence ATGGCAAGAAAGATGAGCAAAGGTAGACAAAAGATTGAAATGACCAAAATGTCAAAAGAAAGCAACCTTGTTGTAACCTTTTCAAAACGTCGTTCTGGACTTTTCAAAAAAGTTAGTGAACTTTGTACACTTTGTGGTGTTGAAATAGCCATTATTGTTTTCTCCCCTGGCCATAAAGTTTTCTCTTTTGGGCATCCTAATGTTGAGTCAATTATCGATCGTTTCCTTACTCGTAATATTCCTAGTAGCACTACTGCAAATTCTTCTTCTACAACTTGTCAACTTGTTGAGGCTCACAGAAATGCAAATGTTCGCGAATTGAATAAGCAGCTCATGGAGATTCTCAATCAATTAGAGTTTGAGAAAAAACGTgaagttgaaattgtgaaaattaaCAAGGCAAAAATAGGGAAGAATTGGTGGGAAAGGCCAGTAAATGAACTTGGACATGCTGAATTGGAACAGTTGAAATTAGGAATGGAGGAACTCAAAAAAAGTGTTACAAAGCAAATGCAGAAAATATTTATTGAGTCATCAAATACTCCTGCATTTTTTCTTGGAGCTTCTTCATCTAATGGAGGCCAAGCTGATGTTAAAAATATCACAGGCCTTGGACTTTCCATGCATACAATTTTTCCCTGA